The following coding sequences lie in one Spirosoma sp. KUDC1026 genomic window:
- the rplT gene encoding 50S ribosomal protein L20, with translation MPRSVNHVASRARRKKVMKLAKGYFGRRKNVWTVAKNAVEKGLGYAYRDRRAKKRDFRGLWIQRINAGARINGMSYSALMGALNKSGIELNRKVLADLAMNHPEAFAAVVEQVK, from the coding sequence ATGCCACGTTCCGTCAATCACGTTGCCTCACGGGCGCGTCGGAAAAAAGTAATGAAGCTGGCCAAAGGTTATTTTGGTCGGCGTAAGAATGTCTGGACGGTTGCTAAGAACGCCGTTGAGAAAGGGTTGGGTTATGCCTACCGCGACCGTCGCGCCAAGAAACGGGATTTCCGTGGTCTCTGGATTCAGCGGATCAACGCGGGTGCGCGCATCAACGGCATGTCGTACTCGGCCCTGATGGGTGCCCTCAACAAATCGGGCATCGAACTAAACCGTAAAGTACTGGCCGATCTGGCCATGAATCACCCGGAAGCATTTGCTGCCGTTGTGGAACAAGTGAAGTAA
- the rpmI gene encoding 50S ribosomal protein L35 → MPKVKTNSGAKKRFKLTGTGKIKRKHAFHSHILTKKTTKQKRNLVHATVVVSADEARIKALLNA, encoded by the coding sequence ATGCCAAAAGTTAAAACAAACTCAGGTGCCAAGAAGCGGTTCAAGCTGACCGGTACCGGGAAAATCAAGCGGAAGCACGCCTTCCACAGTCATATCCTGACGAAAAAAACGACGAAACAGAAGCGTAACCTGGTTCACGCTACGGTCGTTGTCAGCGCTGACGAAGCACGTATCAAAGCGTTGCTGAACGCCTAA
- the infC gene encoding translation initiation factor IF-3, with amino-acid sequence MALPQRRPPRRVVEEPYKVNERILAREVRVVGENVEQGIYDINKAQAMARAQNLDLVEVSPNAVPPVCRIVDYSKFKYEQKKKQKEIKANATKVVIKEIRFGPNTDDHDFEFKLKHAINFLKEGAKVKAYVQFVGRAIVFKDRGFQLLERFSKGLEEYGKIEAEPKLEGKRMTMFLAPKVVTVKK; translated from the coding sequence ATGGCATTACCCCAGCGCAGACCACCCCGTCGCGTGGTTGAAGAACCCTACAAAGTCAATGAGCGCATCCTAGCCCGCGAAGTTCGGGTGGTCGGTGAAAATGTAGAGCAGGGAATCTACGATATAAATAAGGCACAGGCGATGGCCCGCGCCCAGAATCTTGATCTGGTTGAAGTCTCGCCCAATGCTGTTCCACCTGTGTGTCGTATTGTCGACTATTCAAAGTTCAAATACGAGCAGAAGAAAAAGCAGAAGGAGATCAAAGCAAACGCCACGAAAGTGGTTATCAAGGAAATCCGGTTCGGTCCGAACACGGACGATCACGACTTCGAATTCAAACTGAAACACGCTATCAACTTCCTCAAAGAAGGGGCCAAGGTGAAGGCGTACGTACAGTTTGTTGGTCGCGCCATCGTGTTTAAGGATCGCGGTTTCCAGTTGCTGGAGCGCTTCTCAAAAGGACTGGAAGAATACGGTAAAATCGAGGCTGAGCCAAAACTGGAAGGCAAGCGGATGACCATGTTCCTGGCCCCAAAGGTCGTTACGGTTAAGAAATAA
- the thrS gene encoding threonine--tRNA ligase produces MIAQDEQIRVTLPDGSVREYPKGSTGLDIASRISEGLARNVLAAKVNGVVQDATRPIDADANVQLLTWNDTEGKATFWHSSAHLLAEALEALYPGVKFGIGPAIETGFYYDVDLNGQAFSQEDFKKVEDKMLELARQKQQYVRKPVRKADAIAYFEEKGDPYKLDLIDGLEDGSITFYTQGDFTDLCRGPHIPNTGFIKAAKIMNVAGAYWRGNEKNKQLTRIYAVTYPKQKELDDYLFLLEEAKKRDHRKLGKELDLFAFSEKVGQGLPLWLPKGTMLRERLENFLRRAQIRAGYSPVVTPHIGSKQLYVTSGHWEKYGEDSFQPIRTPDPNEEFLLKPMNCPHHCEIYKTRPRSYRDLPLRLAEFGTVYRYEQSGELHGLTRVRGFTQDDAHIFCRPDQVKEEFMKVIDLVLYVFKSLGFDDYSAQVSLRDPENKEKYIGSDDLWEKAEAAIIESAAEKGLPTVVELGEAAFYGPKLDFMVRDALGRRWQLGTIQVDYNLPNRFELEYIGADNQKHRPVMIHRAPFGSLERFIAILIENTAGNFPLWLSPDQIAILPISEKYEDYANDLFLTLQERDIRGFVDLRDEKIGRKIRDAEVNKVPYMLVVGEKEAAEGKVSVRRKGQGDLGSMTIDEFVQTFQAEVKL; encoded by the coding sequence ATGATTGCGCAGGACGAACAAATCCGCGTGACGCTGCCCGACGGGAGCGTTCGAGAATACCCCAAAGGAAGTACTGGCCTGGATATCGCTTCTCGTATTAGCGAAGGCCTGGCCCGTAACGTACTGGCCGCCAAGGTTAACGGCGTGGTGCAGGACGCCACCCGGCCCATTGACGCCGACGCCAATGTACAACTGCTGACCTGGAACGACACCGAAGGAAAAGCAACCTTCTGGCACTCCTCGGCTCACCTGCTGGCTGAAGCCCTGGAAGCCTTGTATCCAGGCGTAAAATTTGGCATTGGCCCGGCCATCGAAACGGGTTTCTACTACGATGTGGACCTGAACGGACAAGCGTTCTCGCAGGAAGATTTCAAAAAGGTAGAAGACAAAATGCTGGAGCTGGCCCGCCAGAAACAGCAGTACGTCCGCAAACCCGTCCGCAAAGCCGATGCGATTGCTTATTTCGAAGAGAAAGGCGATCCGTACAAACTGGACTTGATCGACGGGCTGGAAGACGGCTCAATTACGTTTTATACCCAGGGGGACTTTACCGACCTGTGCCGGGGACCACACATTCCGAATACGGGTTTTATCAAAGCCGCCAAGATCATGAACGTGGCGGGTGCGTACTGGCGCGGCAACGAGAAGAATAAACAGCTGACTCGTATTTACGCCGTCACCTACCCAAAGCAGAAAGAACTGGACGATTACCTGTTCCTGCTGGAAGAAGCCAAAAAGCGCGACCACCGCAAGCTGGGTAAAGAATTGGATCTGTTTGCGTTCTCGGAAAAAGTAGGGCAGGGGCTTCCACTCTGGCTGCCGAAAGGAACCATGCTGCGCGAGCGGCTGGAAAACTTCCTGCGCCGGGCGCAGATCCGGGCGGGGTATTCGCCGGTAGTAACGCCCCACATTGGCAGCAAGCAACTCTACGTAACGTCGGGCCACTGGGAAAAGTACGGTGAGGATTCGTTCCAGCCGATCCGGACCCCGGACCCGAACGAGGAGTTTCTGCTGAAACCGATGAACTGCCCGCACCACTGCGAAATCTACAAAACCCGCCCCCGTTCGTACCGCGACCTGCCGCTGCGGCTGGCCGAGTTTGGTACGGTGTATCGCTACGAGCAGTCGGGCGAGTTACACGGCCTGACCCGCGTGCGGGGCTTTACGCAGGATGACGCCCATATCTTCTGCCGCCCCGATCAGGTGAAAGAAGAGTTCATGAAAGTGATCGACCTGGTGCTCTACGTGTTCAAATCGTTAGGATTTGACGATTACAGCGCGCAGGTTTCGCTCCGTGATCCTGAGAACAAAGAAAAATACATCGGTTCTGATGATCTGTGGGAGAAAGCCGAAGCGGCCATCATTGAATCGGCCGCTGAGAAAGGGCTGCCGACCGTGGTTGAACTGGGCGAAGCGGCTTTTTACGGACCTAAGCTCGATTTCATGGTGCGCGATGCGCTCGGACGCCGGTGGCAGCTGGGTACCATTCAGGTGGATTACAACCTGCCGAACCGGTTTGAGCTGGAGTACATCGGCGCCGACAACCAGAAGCACCGGCCGGTAATGATCCACCGGGCACCGTTTGGGTCGCTGGAGCGGTTCATCGCGATCCTGATTGAAAACACGGCCGGTAACTTCCCGCTGTGGCTGTCGCCGGATCAGATCGCGATCCTGCCGATCTCGGAGAAATACGAAGACTACGCCAACGATCTGTTCCTGACGCTGCAGGAGCGCGACATTCGCGGCTTCGTGGATTTACGGGACGAGAAAATCGGCCGAAAAATTCGGGATGCAGAAGTTAACAAAGTGCCTTACATGCTCGTTGTGGGTGAGAAAGAAGCGGCAGAAGGAAAAGTATCGGTTCGGCGAAAAGGGCAGGGTGACCTGGGCAGCATGACCATCGACGAATTCGTGCAGACTTTCCAGGCGGAAGTGAAACTGTAA
- a CDS encoding tetratricopeptide repeat protein has protein sequence MRSKKQERQIRSVVPVSVSTSSLFRHPSRHSFTLSLFVFLSLFSCSDDARQSTRIHEVPQVGDSSRVEGALRALTNAINQSAPASAYAKRAVILLDMGRVNDALEDIDEAISREPNIGTYYLTRARVLRALQQSAKALENAQRAEILGVDTPELYTLQGDLLQQQRQFDRAQLYVARALQMAPYDGEAYFFKGLMAAKLGDTTQALALYKHSLQLKPRYLDTYSQLASVYRALKDPYSSLVYNEQAIRYFPNNARLHYSRGVTYHVAGRLDSAVACYQQAVKLQPNYYQAFFQIGLINQAYRNYPNALANYQRVQQLRPQFPRIDTYLGYCYEQTGQYDLAIAAYDKALKLDANDKLAYQGSWRAQRRQYTRNSYNPLLLPDASTEAAAAGRGRQVLDTTRVRISTLQPKTTNSSGGSDSLRRTIKPIN, from the coding sequence GTGCGTTCCAAAAAGCAGGAACGTCAGATTCGCTCGGTTGTACCAGTCTCTGTTTCTACGTCATCGCTCTTTCGACATCCGTCGCGGCACTCTTTCACTCTTTCGCTCTTTGTCTTTCTTTCACTCTTTTCCTGCAGCGATGATGCCCGGCAGTCGACCCGGATTCATGAAGTGCCGCAGGTGGGGGACAGCAGCCGGGTTGAAGGGGCTCTTCGCGCCCTGACGAATGCCATTAATCAGTCGGCGCCCGCATCAGCCTACGCCAAACGGGCGGTGATCCTGCTGGATATGGGGCGCGTGAACGATGCGCTGGAGGATATCGATGAAGCCATCAGCCGGGAGCCTAACATTGGTACGTACTACCTGACCCGTGCCCGGGTGTTACGGGCCCTGCAGCAATCGGCCAAGGCGCTGGAAAACGCGCAGCGCGCCGAAATTCTGGGGGTCGATACGCCTGAACTCTATACCCTACAGGGAGATCTGTTGCAGCAACAGCGGCAGTTTGACCGGGCGCAGTTATACGTAGCGCGCGCGTTGCAGATGGCTCCTTACGACGGTGAGGCATACTTCTTCAAAGGCCTGATGGCCGCTAAACTGGGCGATACGACCCAGGCACTTGCCCTGTATAAGCATTCGCTCCAGCTAAAACCCCGTTATCTGGATACGTACAGCCAGCTCGCGTCGGTCTACCGGGCGCTGAAAGACCCATACTCATCCCTGGTTTATAACGAACAGGCCATCCGGTATTTTCCTAACAATGCCCGTTTGCACTATAGTCGGGGTGTAACCTACCACGTAGCTGGCAGGCTGGATAGTGCCGTGGCGTGTTATCAGCAGGCGGTAAAGCTGCAACCCAATTATTACCAAGCGTTTTTTCAGATTGGGCTGATCAACCAGGCGTACCGGAATTATCCCAATGCGCTGGCGAATTATCAGCGGGTGCAGCAACTCCGGCCCCAGTTTCCGCGTATTGATACGTACCTTGGGTACTGTTACGAGCAGACCGGGCAGTATGATCTGGCCATAGCGGCCTATGACAAAGCCCTCAAACTGGACGCGAACGACAAATTAGCTTACCAGGGATCGTGGCGGGCGCAGCGTCGGCAGTACACGCGAAATTCATATAACCCATTACTTTTGCCGGATGCGTCGACGGAGGCTGCGGCTGCTGGCCGGGGGCGGCAGGTGCTCGATACAACCCGCGTCCGGATTTCGACTCTCCAGCCTAAGACCACTAATTCGTCGGGAGGGAGCGACTCGCTGCGCCGAACCATAAAACCAATTAACTAG
- a CDS encoding class I SAM-dependent methyltransferase — protein sequence MQLITPVAWPEYELIDSGQFQKLERFGEYVLSRPEPQAIWDKSLSDREWEQTAHATFRRDRQSPERGDWQVAPGMRDPWFVTFRQGGLNLKFKLALTTFKHVGLFPEQADNWAFIHDKINALNATGPSRPKVLNLFAYTGGASLAARQAGADVTHVDAVKPVISWARENMDYSGLDNIRWVVEDAVKFVRREVRRGNQYQGIILDPPAYGRGPDGEKWVLEEHLTDLLKSCADLLDRRDFFFIINLYSLGFSSLLLDNLMNQIFGSVPNAEWGELFMADQARKRLPLGVFYRFASVPLEQRANV from the coding sequence ATGCAATTAATTACCCCCGTTGCCTGGCCGGAATACGAACTGATCGACTCGGGCCAATTCCAGAAACTCGAACGATTCGGCGAGTACGTACTGTCCCGCCCCGAACCCCAGGCCATCTGGGATAAATCGCTGTCGGATAGGGAATGGGAGCAAACCGCCCACGCTACGTTCCGGCGCGATCGGCAGTCGCCCGAGCGGGGTGACTGGCAGGTGGCACCCGGCATGCGCGATCCCTGGTTTGTTACGTTCCGGCAGGGTGGCCTGAATCTGAAGTTCAAGCTGGCCCTGACAACGTTCAAACACGTGGGCCTTTTCCCGGAGCAGGCCGACAACTGGGCGTTCATACACGACAAAATCAATGCCCTGAACGCAACGGGACCGTCCAGACCCAAAGTGCTGAACCTGTTTGCCTATACGGGCGGGGCCTCGCTGGCAGCCCGGCAGGCGGGCGCCGACGTAACGCACGTTGACGCCGTGAAACCGGTTATCAGCTGGGCCCGTGAGAATATGGACTACAGCGGCCTGGACAACATTCGCTGGGTGGTAGAAGATGCGGTTAAATTCGTTCGGCGGGAAGTCCGCCGGGGGAACCAGTACCAGGGAATTATACTGGATCCACCTGCCTACGGTCGCGGTCCCGATGGGGAAAAATGGGTGCTGGAAGAACATCTGACCGATCTGCTGAAATCCTGCGCCGATCTGCTGGACCGACGCGATTTTTTCTTCATCATCAATCTATATTCACTCGGGTTTTCGTCGCTGCTGCTCGATAACCTGATGAACCAGATTTTCGGCAGCGTACCGAACGCCGAATGGGGCGAACTATTCATGGCCGACCAGGCCCGGAAGCGGCTGCCGCTGGGCGTCTTTTATCGGTTTGCGTCAGTACCTTTGGAGCAAAGAGCGAACGTGTGA
- a CDS encoding EVE domain-containing protein, with protein sequence MNFWLVKSEPDTYGWHHFIAQGRAIWDGVRNYQARNNLRAMQAGDQVLYYHSVTNPCVVGLATVVKEAYPDPTVPTEPGGAPTPWVVVELEPVMALANPVSLARIKAEPMLAAIGLIKQSRLSVMPIRPDEFELILKMGQ encoded by the coding sequence TTGAACTTCTGGTTAGTTAAGTCCGAGCCCGATACGTACGGGTGGCACCATTTTATCGCTCAGGGACGCGCCATCTGGGACGGTGTTCGTAATTATCAGGCGCGTAATAACCTGCGGGCCATGCAAGCGGGCGACCAGGTACTCTATTACCATAGCGTAACGAACCCCTGCGTAGTTGGTCTGGCTACGGTTGTGAAGGAAGCCTACCCTGATCCGACTGTGCCGACCGAACCGGGGGGCGCTCCAACGCCCTGGGTCGTTGTTGAACTGGAACCAGTGATGGCTCTCGCCAATCCGGTGTCGCTGGCCCGGATCAAAGCCGAGCCGATGCTGGCTGCAATCGGCCTCATCAAACAGTCTCGTTTATCGGTCATGCCCATTCGTCCGGATGAGTTTGAACTGATTCTGAAAATGGGGCAGTAG